The Benincasa hispida cultivar B227 chromosome 9, ASM972705v1, whole genome shotgun sequence genome has a segment encoding these proteins:
- the LOC120085225 gene encoding serine carboxypeptidase-like 1 isoform X1: MAILVFRFSILSVFLFQVLSVAASIGSSSTVKFLPGFSGPLPFVLETGYVGVGEKEEVQLFYYFVKSEGNPEKDPLILWHTGGPGCSGLSGLAFEIGPLNFKEQRYNGSLPQLILNPFSWTKNSSIIFLDLPVGTGFSYGKTSEALRTGDFGQVQTSHQFLKKWLTDYHPEFISNPFYVGGDSYTGLIVPIVTHEILEGNKHLLPFVNLQGYILGNPITIRNSNKNFAIPFAHRMALISDELFESLTTSCKGEYVNIHPTNEDCLRHYDTYEKSVSEIFDGNILLPKCPSVSSKLQDVSARRSLYKTPKVLHDLKPPFPTLACPTYKYLLSYYWANDNQVRKALRIQEGSIGEWIRCQYGDDYSFDIDSSFPYHVNLSSKGYRSLIYSGDHDMVVPHLDTQAWIKSLNYSIVDDWRPWFIMDQVAGYTRTYANKMTFATIKGGGHTAEYTQKECSVVFNRWISNKSL, translated from the exons atggCCATTCTTGTTTTCCGGTTCTCTATTCTCtccgtttttctttttcaagtacTCTCCGTCGCCGCCTCCATTGGCTCTTCGTCGACGGTGAAGTTTCTTCCCGGATTTTCGGGTCCTCTCCCTTTCGTGCTTGAAACTGG ATACGTAGGAGTTGGAGAAAAAGAGGAAGTGCAATTGTTTTACTATTTTGTAAAATCAGAAGGAAATCCTGAAAAAGATCCTCTCATTTTGTGGCACACCGGCGGCCCCGGTTGCTCCGGTTTATCTGGACTCGCATTTGAAATTG gTCCTCTGAATTTCAAGGAACAGCGATACAACGGAAGTCTTCCTCAACTAATTTTGAACCCCTTTTCATGGACCAAG AATTCTAGTATAATATTTCTAGATTTGCCGGTGGGTACTGGATTTTCGTATGGTAAAACTTCCGAAGCTCTCAGGACAGGAGATTTTGGTCAAGTTCAAACTTCtcatcaatttttgaaaaag TGGTTGACTGATTATCATCCAGAATTCATATCTAATCCATTCTACGTTGGTGGAGATTCATATACTGGTCTTATTGTTCCTATTGTTACTCATGAAATATTAGAag GAAACAAACATCTTTTGCCATTCGTAAATCTTCAG GGATACATATTGGGAAATCCCATCACTATCcgtaattcaaataaaaattttgcaATCCCTTTTGCTCATAGAATGGCACTCATTTCTGATGAATTATTCGAG TCATTAACGACTAGTTGCAAAGGAGAGTATGTGAACATCCATCCTACTAATGAGGACTGCTTAAGACATTATGATACCTACGAAAAG AGTGTTTCAGAAATTTTCGATGGGAATATTTTGTTGCCGAAATGTCCCTCAGTTTCTTCGAAATTACAAGATGTATCTGCTCGAAGATCTCTCTACAAAACTCCCAAAGTACTCCATGATCTAAAGCCACCATTTCCAACTCTTGCCTGTCCT acGTATAAATACTTACTTTCTTATTATTGGGCCAACGACAATCAAGTTCGAAAAGCGCTTCGTATCCAAGAG GGAAGCATTGGAGAATGGATAAGATGTCAGTATGGAGATGATTACAGTTTTGATATTGATAGTTCTTTTCCTTATCATGTGAACCTCAGCTCTAAAGGTTATCGATCTCTAATCTATAG TGGAGATCATGACATGGTAGTGCCACATTTAGACACTCAAGCATGGATTAAATCTTTAAACTATTCTATTGTCGATGATTGGAGGCCATGGTTCATCATGGATCAAGTAGCCGG aTACACGAGAACCTATGCAAATAAGATGACATTTGCAACAATAAAG GGTGGAGGACACACGGCAGAATACACACAAAAAGAATGTAGCGTAGTTTTCAATAGATGGATAAGTAATAAATCATTGTAA
- the LOC120085225 gene encoding serine carboxypeptidase-like 1 isoform X2: protein MLRLKALGFVYFVCFLRSSEFQGTAIQRKSSSTNFEPLFMDQGHHYPYELFLGMMSNANNSSIIFLDLPVGTGFSYGKTSEALRTGDFGQVQTSHQFLKKWLTDYHPEFISNPFYVGGDSYTGLIVPIVTHEILEGNKHLLPFVNLQGYILGNPITIRNSNKNFAIPFAHRMALISDELFESLTTSCKGEYVNIHPTNEDCLRHYDTYEKSVSEIFDGNILLPKCPSVSSKLQDVSARRSLYKTPKVLHDLKPPFPTLACPTYKYLLSYYWANDNQVRKALRIQEGSIGEWIRCQYGDDYSFDIDSSFPYHVNLSSKGYRSLIYSGDHDMVVPHLDTQAWIKSLNYSIVDDWRPWFIMDQVAGYTRTYANKMTFATIKGGGHTAEYTQKECSVVFNRWISNKSL from the exons ATGCTTCGCCTAAAAGCACTAGGATttgtatattttgtttgttttttaaggTCCTCTGAATTTCAAGGAACAGCGATACAACGGAAGTCTTCCTCAACTAATTTTGAACCCCTTTTCATGGACCAAGGTCATCATTATCCCTATGAGTTGTTTTTAGGAATGATGTCCAACGCAAAT AATTCTAGTATAATATTTCTAGATTTGCCGGTGGGTACTGGATTTTCGTATGGTAAAACTTCCGAAGCTCTCAGGACAGGAGATTTTGGTCAAGTTCAAACTTCtcatcaatttttgaaaaag TGGTTGACTGATTATCATCCAGAATTCATATCTAATCCATTCTACGTTGGTGGAGATTCATATACTGGTCTTATTGTTCCTATTGTTACTCATGAAATATTAGAag GAAACAAACATCTTTTGCCATTCGTAAATCTTCAG GGATACATATTGGGAAATCCCATCACTATCcgtaattcaaataaaaattttgcaATCCCTTTTGCTCATAGAATGGCACTCATTTCTGATGAATTATTCGAG TCATTAACGACTAGTTGCAAAGGAGAGTATGTGAACATCCATCCTACTAATGAGGACTGCTTAAGACATTATGATACCTACGAAAAG AGTGTTTCAGAAATTTTCGATGGGAATATTTTGTTGCCGAAATGTCCCTCAGTTTCTTCGAAATTACAAGATGTATCTGCTCGAAGATCTCTCTACAAAACTCCCAAAGTACTCCATGATCTAAAGCCACCATTTCCAACTCTTGCCTGTCCT acGTATAAATACTTACTTTCTTATTATTGGGCCAACGACAATCAAGTTCGAAAAGCGCTTCGTATCCAAGAG GGAAGCATTGGAGAATGGATAAGATGTCAGTATGGAGATGATTACAGTTTTGATATTGATAGTTCTTTTCCTTATCATGTGAACCTCAGCTCTAAAGGTTATCGATCTCTAATCTATAG TGGAGATCATGACATGGTAGTGCCACATTTAGACACTCAAGCATGGATTAAATCTTTAAACTATTCTATTGTCGATGATTGGAGGCCATGGTTCATCATGGATCAAGTAGCCGG aTACACGAGAACCTATGCAAATAAGATGACATTTGCAACAATAAAG GGTGGAGGACACACGGCAGAATACACACAAAAAGAATGTAGCGTAGTTTTCAATAGATGGATAAGTAATAAATCATTGTAA